The Juglans microcarpa x Juglans regia isolate MS1-56 chromosome 8S, Jm3101_v1.0, whole genome shotgun sequence genome has a window encoding:
- the LOC121244243 gene encoding NADH dehydrogenase [ubiquinone] 1 beta subcomplex subunit 10-B-like, which produces MGRRKGVDFDESPPDDFDPSNPYKDPVAMLEMREHVVREKWIEIEKAKILREKLRWCYRIEGVNHLQKCRHLVQQYLDSTRGIGWGKDGRHPSLHGGRSLSLSTVLFECQEI; this is translated from the coding sequence ATGGGGAGAAGGAAAGGAGTAGACTTCGATGAGTCGCCGCCGGACGACTTCGATCCGTCGAACCCGTACAAGGACCCGGTGGCGATGCTGGAGATGAGAGAGCACGTTGTGCGGGAGAAGtggattgagattgagaaggcCAAGATCCTGAGGGAGAAGCTCAGGTGGTGCTACCGCATCGAAGGTGTCAACCACCTCCAGAAATGCCGCCACCTCGTCCAGCAGTACCTCGACTCCACCCGCGGAATCGGCTGGGGCAAGGACGGTCGCCACCCTTCCCTTCACGGTgggcgctctctctctctctctactgtTCTATTTGAATGCCAAGAAATCTGA